From the genome of Pectobacterium atrosepticum:
TTTAGTACTTCTTATGGGAATGTAACAGAACTGCATGATAGGTTAACGACGAAGGTCAATGTTTCAGAAGGTAAGCTTAAAGTATTTACTCCAGATGATGATCCTATTCTTAACAAGGATAAGATTATTACACCATCAGAAACAGAACCTTTAATGGCGAAAGAAATTAATAAATTAAGTGACAATGATAATTTAAAAAATATTATTGCAGCATCAAAAGAAGTGGAGGATGACTCTTCGAGTTTTTTTGAGTATCTTGTTGTTATTTTTATCGCCATAGTTCTCTGTTATTGTGCTTATTATTCATCTAGAGAAGACAAGAAGAAGTTTAATGATACGAAAGAAAAAGAGTTAAATAGAATTAAATCATTAGACTTGGCTACACAACTAGATGATATGTTATCTAAAGATATTTCATATATCGAACTGGATTTGCCACGTGAATTAGATAGCGAAGGGATGATTATTGAATATAAAAAGAGGAAGAAAGATCTTGTTTCTATAATGGAAGAACTTTTGGATAAAAATAAAAAAAGTTTTAGACTGGAAATATCTAAATTAGAAGAGTTATCAGTCCTTCAAGTCACTGAGCGGAATTTTATAAGACAGGCTGTTGAAAAAGCTAAATTCCATATGAATGATATTGAAGAGTATAGAGGTAAAGAATTATTTGAGAAAATAGAAAGTATTTGCTTAACGTTTTTATGTGATAGGCTTAAGAATATCGATAATGTCATTAGTGAATCACCAGGGAGCTATAGTTCCATGTTGAGAGTTTCATTAAAAAGCGTTTCTCATTCTTTTATTAAAGTTCAAAAAGACAATAATGAATTTTTGATTAATTCAATTGATGATAATTTTATTTCTGAAAAAATGATTGGTAAATTGAAGTCAGCAGTTATTGGATTTTATTTTTATAATGAGGTTTTTGAGAAAGAAAAACAAAATTATCGAGATAACATGGAGGATCAGCGCAGAGCGTTAATTGAGGAGGATTTGCGAATAAACAGAGAGCTGGAAGAGAGCGCTTCTAATAGGAGAAGACAAGAGATTAGTGAGCAAAAAATAATTATGGAGGCTGAATATCGTCGTAATAACCTACCAAGGAAGATATATCGCCATAGATCAGGTAGTAATGGCGGTGACTTTCTTTCAGGAATTATTGCAGGTAGTATTTTTAATAGTGCTAATAATAACTCCAATAACAGTAATTATAATAAAAATAGCAGTGGCGATAATCGTTCATCATCTGATTCTACATTTGATTTTGGAAAGAGTGATAGTGGAAAGAGCGATAGTAGATTCGATTTTGGTAAAAGCAGTGGAAGCAGTAGTAGTTTTGATTTTGGCAGTAATAAAAATGATGATAAATGGTAAATTATAAATTATAAATACTATGAAATGTTCTGCGCTGCGTTACTGAGGTCAATACTTATGAAGCCACATCCGATACGCGAAATCATTGAAGCCTGTGATAGAGCAATATCTGCACGAAATTTTGATGCCTTGATGAATTATTATGCCGAGGATGCTGCACTTGTTATCAAACCAGGAATGGTTGCAAGAGGGAAAGGTGATATAAGAAAAGCATTTGTCGCTATTGCCGATTACTTTAAAAATCAACTTGTTGTTGAACAAGGAAATATGCAGGTCATAGAAGGTGGTGGCGACGCTTTAGTTATCATGGAAACGGTGTTTTATTACCCAGACGATCAGGGGAATATTGTCACAACAACTCGGCGAGCGACCTACGTATTCAGGAAAGAAGCTGATGGAAGCTGGCTTTGCACTATTGATAACTCCTATGGAACAACACTTCTTGACTGATTATGTCTAGTCAATTCAGGCGTGCTCAGGATGATGTTAGCGCGTTTTTATTCTTTCGTAACAGCTTCCCCATGTTTGAATATGAGGCCCGCGAGTGGCCCCAATTTCTTTCATTTTCCCGGTCTAATCACAGTCGCTGTCCAGTAGGGTAAATCCCAAGTGCCGCCGAGACGGATCATACGGCATGAGCCTGTAATTGATGCTCGGCTTTGCTGGAATGTTTTGCCATCCCAGACCCAGGCACTATCGCTCATGCAGTCCGCGAGTCCACGTCCTTTCTGTACGGCGGTAATTTCACCGTTTTCGTAGCCTACTCCGATTGTGGTCACGAGCTGGGGCTGAGTTTGCATGGCGTTGTCGATGACCCAGTAAGCGTAACCTTCGTTGTAGGCTGCACGCCAGCAGAGGGTGCTGAGCAGCGACATGCTGCCATTGAGCGGCGTGATCATCATCGGTTCTGCTACTCTTTCTTCCTGTGGCGGAAAGTCATAGCAGTCATCTTCCTTTAGCGTCTTAAGCAGCTTTTTCTGGATAGCGGCTTGTTCCGCATTCGTCAGATTTCGTGAGGGTTCCTGTTGGGTTGCTGCCGCATAGATAACAGGGGCTGTTACGGCGGATAGCTCACTACTTTTGTTGCCTTTTTTGGTGATGGCGTCTGTTGCGCCAATGCGACCCTGTCTCTCATCCATTTTTAGCAACACAGCGTAGGCACCTGCCCCAGACAGTTCGGAAACCATGCCATCGTGCAGAAAAGCCACTTTCCCGCTCCCTTTCAACGCCTGTAATACGGCAGGGATTTGTGTCTCATTGAGCTGCCAGAGATTGTCTTCGGTCGAGGTAAGTGCGCCTTTATCCACACCATCAATCGCGAGTGTGAGCCGCGTACCTTTAGAAATCTCTTTGTCTACTTCAGCGAGTGTAACCTCAGCCGTTATTGGCGTATTTTGCCCAGCATGGCGCGTTATGAGCAGTGAAACGTCTTGAGTTTCGGTATCTTCTCCCATGCCTTTTTCTTCTGGCGAGTAACCAGCCGCCCGGCACGTTAGCGTGTTATCGCAGACGATTTCCCAGTCTTTATGAAAGAAAGTGCTATCGGAGAATGTTGTGGAAAATGCGAGCGTAGGAATGCTGGCGATGACAACACTTAATATATTGAATCGGTAAGGGAGCGGAAAGAACATATTTCATCAAGTCCTTGATTATGCAATGGCTTGTTATCTTCTATAACCTGATGTCGGGAAGCCAGTCGCGTTTAGTGGCGCAGGGTATTATGTTAGCTTCAGGTTGCCTCAGATTGCGAATATTTCTTATCCCACTACTCCTTTATTGAGCGTGAATCGGGTATAATATCGCTACCGTCAGCCGTTCATCGGCTGTGCAAAATCCCCTCGGTGTTATCAGCATGTTTATCCTGCTTTTTAACCTCATGCGCGATAACGGTCAGACGTAAGTTTTCCACACAACTGAAACGATCCCTATAAATAAGTGTCATGATAGATG
Proteins encoded in this window:
- a CDS encoding SgcJ/EcaC family oxidoreductase, whose amino-acid sequence is MKPHPIREIIEACDRAISARNFDALMNYYAEDAALVIKPGMVARGKGDIRKAFVAIADYFKNQLVVEQGNMQVIEGGGDALVIMETVFYYPDDQGNIVTTTRRATYVFRKEADGSWLCTIDNSYGTTLLD
- a CDS encoding DUF1176 domain-containing protein, whose amino-acid sequence is MFFPLPYRFNILSVVIASIPTLAFSTTFSDSTFFHKDWEIVCDNTLTCRAAGYSPEEKGMGEDTETQDVSLLITRHAGQNTPITAEVTLAEVDKEISKGTRLTLAIDGVDKGALTSTEDNLWQLNETQIPAVLQALKGSGKVAFLHDGMVSELSGAGAYAVLLKMDERQGRIGATDAITKKGNKSSELSAVTAPVIYAAATQQEPSRNLTNAEQAAIQKKLLKTLKEDDCYDFPPQEERVAEPMMITPLNGSMSLLSTLCWRAAYNEGYAYWVIDNAMQTQPQLVTTIGVGYENGEITAVQKGRGLADCMSDSAWVWDGKTFQQSRASITGSCRMIRLGGTWDLPYWTATVIRPGK